Proteins encoded in a region of the Haloglomus salinum genome:
- a CDS encoding DUF555 domain-containing protein: MDCRVVVEAAVPVYDVGSADEAVRIAISKTGEMLNPDLNYVEIDMGDRSCPHCGDHLEPAFIAADEGLVALELEMTVFNVERDEHAARIARKEIGQRLENIPLEVLEVETIESDEDDAQDGGTSEESAADTGDDGSAIEDELDLDVGLDDDDDDDILPEFEELVEE, encoded by the coding sequence ATGGATTGTCGCGTTGTCGTGGAGGCGGCGGTACCCGTCTACGACGTGGGGAGCGCCGACGAGGCGGTGCGCATCGCCATCTCGAAGACGGGAGAGATGCTCAACCCGGACCTCAACTACGTCGAGATCGACATGGGTGACCGGTCGTGCCCACACTGCGGCGACCACCTCGAACCCGCGTTCATCGCTGCCGACGAGGGGCTGGTGGCGCTGGAACTGGAGATGACGGTGTTCAACGTCGAACGGGACGAACACGCCGCCCGCATCGCCCGCAAGGAGATCGGGCAGCGACTGGAGAACATCCCGCTGGAGGTGCTGGAGGTCGAGACCATCGAGTCGGACGAGGACGATGCCCAGGATGGTGGGACGAGCGAAGAGAGCGCTGCTGACACAGGAGACGACGGCTCGGCTATCGAGGACGAGCTGGACCTCGATGTCGGGCTGGACGACGACGATGACGACGATATCCTCCCGGAGTTCGAGGAACTGGTCGAGGAGTGA
- a CDS encoding UPF0058 family protein — protein MKKQELIHLHGLLAEVRNHYEQRTGDDVAATDYENLGVRPTSIHKSKTDHKAAVFALADGITEEMTEEVAEPVSAAAD, from the coding sequence ATGAAGAAGCAGGAACTCATCCATCTCCACGGCCTGCTTGCAGAGGTACGCAACCACTACGAACAGCGCACAGGTGACGATGTCGCAGCCACCGACTACGAGAATCTCGGTGTGCGCCCGACATCCATCCACAAGTCGAAGACCGACCACAAGGCCGCCGTCTTCGCTCTTGCCGATGGTATCACCGAGGAAATGACCGAGGAGGTCGCGGAACCGGTCTCCGCCGCCGCCGACTGA
- a CDS encoding translation initiation factor IF-2 subunit beta: MSYDDHLDRALDETPDIEGSGDRFQVPEVEVRQEGNVTVFENFQATIDQLGREADHVMKFVQNELGTSASIDERGRLRLTGDFRQARVQDAIEEYAEAYVRCPECGLPDTNIVREGGAELLQCDACGARSSTGS, from the coding sequence ATGAGCTACGATGATCATCTCGACCGTGCGCTGGATGAGACGCCCGACATCGAGGGGAGCGGGGACCGGTTCCAGGTGCCCGAGGTCGAGGTCCGCCAGGAGGGGAACGTCACGGTGTTCGAGAACTTCCAGGCGACGATCGACCAGCTCGGCCGCGAGGCGGACCACGTCATGAAGTTCGTCCAGAACGAGCTGGGGACCAGCGCCTCCATCGACGAGCGGGGGCGACTCCGGCTCACCGGCGACTTCCGGCAGGCCCGCGTTCAGGACGCCATCGAGGAGTACGCCGAGGCGTACGTCCGCTGTCCGGAGTGTGGTCTCCCTGACACCAACATCGTCCGCGAGGGGGGCGCCGAACTGCTCCAGTGTGACGCCTGCGGCGCCCGGTCCTCGACCGGAAGCTGA
- a CDS encoding transcription initiation factor IIB has protein sequence MSDTTTLRTQEHTSEAERTQETEEATTCPECSGRLETDTEHGEVVCSDCGLVVEEDSIDRGPEWRAFDSAERDNKSRVGAPTTKMMHDKGLSTNIGWQDKDAYGNSLSSRQRQKMQRLRTWNERFRTRDSKERNLKQALGEIDRMSSALGLPENVRETASVIYRRALDENLLPGRSIEGVATASVYAAARQAGVPRSLDEISVVSRVDRMELTRTYRYIVRELNLEIAPADPESYIPRFASDLDLSDEVERRARDLVEDGREAGLLSGKSPVGLAAAAVYAAALLCNEKVTQSEVSEVASISEVTIRNRYKELLEAAEVITA, from the coding sequence ATGAGCGACACCACGACACTCCGAACACAGGAGCACACCAGCGAGGCCGAGCGCACGCAGGAGACCGAGGAGGCGACCACGTGCCCCGAGTGCAGCGGCCGGCTCGAGACAGACACGGAGCACGGGGAGGTCGTCTGCAGCGACTGCGGCCTCGTCGTCGAGGAGGACAGCATCGACCGCGGGCCGGAGTGGCGCGCGTTCGACTCCGCAGAGCGCGACAACAAGAGCCGCGTCGGTGCCCCGACGACGAAGATGATGCACGACAAGGGGCTCTCGACCAACATCGGCTGGCAGGACAAGGACGCCTACGGCAACAGCCTGTCCTCGCGCCAGCGCCAGAAGATGCAGCGCCTCCGCACCTGGAACGAGCGCTTCCGCACCCGCGACTCCAAGGAGCGCAACCTCAAGCAGGCCCTCGGCGAGATCGACCGGATGTCCAGTGCGCTGGGTCTCCCCGAGAACGTCCGCGAGACCGCCTCGGTCATCTACCGCCGCGCGCTCGACGAGAACCTGCTCCCCGGCCGCTCCATCGAGGGCGTCGCCACCGCGTCCGTCTACGCGGCGGCGCGACAGGCCGGCGTCCCGCGCTCGCTCGACGAGATCAGCGTGGTCTCGCGAGTCGACCGCATGGAGCTCACTCGCACCTACCGGTACATCGTCCGGGAGCTGAACCTGGAGATCGCCCCGGCGGACCCGGAGAGCTACATCCCCCGGTTCGCCAGCGACCTCGACCTCAGCGACGAGGTCGAGCGCCGCGCCCGCGACCTCGTCGAGGACGGCCGCGAGGCCGGCCTCCTCTCGGGCAAGTCGCCCGTCGGCCTCGCCGCCGCCGCGGTGTACGCCGCGGCCCTGCTCTGCAACGAGAAGGTCACGCAGAGCGAGGTCAGCGAGGTCGCCAGCATCTCCGAGGTCACCATCCGGAACCGGTACAAGGAGCTGCTCGAGGCCGCCGAGGTCATCACGGCCTGA
- a CDS encoding DUF7282 domain-containing protein, with translation MHRRISVLLIAAALVLSGMTMGVGAVGATSTDAGSDDTSAVSTAATDSAALSHVASATLDNQTSGGTTVTVQQVYVPDGGFVTIHDASVNEGGAKVLSSVRGSSKYLSPGNHTNVTVRLDDPIENTTTLVAMPHKDTDGDRVYEFVSGNAEVDGPYTADGEIVVDVGTVTASATVSISDQPTDGAHVFVDRTEMANGGFLAIHDSSLQDGATFESVRGVSPKLGAGVHEDVRVTLDEPLENDDTVIPMPHRDTDDDGSYDFVTSNGEDDGPYTDTDGNIVLDSGQAELTDTANVTMADEVSGGNLVTVDAVFLPEGGFVTAHDANVSDDAFGSVRGTSHYLGPGYHENVHIVLDEPFTDDNATVVPMAHKDTNDNERYDFLRSDGNNDGPYTDDNGAVIDQATLDIAANFHAPDQPSDGTTVVVEHVDLSEDGYVTIHDASLNAGAVTGSVRGSSEFLEAGYYDNVTITLDDPLRQSTTVIPMAHRETDGDESYDFVTSGGNDDGPVTTNEGNLVIDTAKATVNAQVTFETQTTSNANVTVQSATLHDGGFVTIHDASLLEGAVFDSVRGTSEYLGPGTHENVSVSLDSLEESTTLIAMPHYDTNDNQQYDFVTSEGAADGPYVAKDIVVAPAMVNVSDMGMDGGTATVTLNNQTANGQADSVNVASATLSQGGFVTIHDGALLDGAALESVRGTSSYLEAGSHENISVTLDEPYSESGSIIAMPHTDTDDDETYDFVTSEGEADGPYTTSGGDIVLDPASLTVRSASVTFEAQETAGDSLTVASVSMSQGGFVTIHDASLLEGATFDSVRGSSDYLEAGTSEDVEVSLDDPVEESGTFVAMPHRDTNGNEAYDFVSSEGGADAPYVTAGGDIVLADAQVTLADGATATDTGMGSDGGSDSTPDSTESGGQPGFGAVVAVLALLGAALLARRD, from the coding sequence ATGCATCGACGGATATCCGTGCTGCTGATCGCCGCTGCACTCGTCCTCTCCGGGATGACGATGGGTGTCGGGGCAGTCGGCGCGACATCGACCGACGCGGGGTCGGACGACACATCGGCGGTATCGACAGCGGCGACCGATTCGGCGGCGCTCTCGCACGTCGCGAGCGCGACGCTCGACAACCAGACCAGTGGCGGCACCACCGTCACGGTCCAGCAGGTCTACGTTCCCGACGGCGGGTTCGTGACCATCCACGACGCCTCGGTCAACGAGGGCGGCGCGAAGGTCCTCTCCAGCGTCCGCGGGAGTTCGAAGTACCTCTCGCCGGGCAACCACACGAACGTCACCGTTCGGCTGGACGACCCCATCGAGAACACCACCACGCTCGTCGCGATGCCCCACAAGGACACCGACGGCGACCGTGTCTACGAGTTCGTCTCGGGGAACGCCGAGGTCGACGGCCCGTACACGGCCGACGGTGAGATCGTCGTCGACGTGGGGACGGTCACCGCCTCCGCGACGGTCTCGATCTCCGACCAGCCGACCGACGGCGCACACGTGTTCGTCGACCGGACCGAGATGGCCAACGGCGGCTTCCTCGCCATCCACGACTCGTCGCTCCAGGATGGGGCGACCTTCGAGAGCGTCCGCGGCGTGAGCCCGAAGCTGGGCGCCGGCGTCCACGAGGACGTCCGCGTCACGCTCGACGAGCCGCTGGAGAACGACGACACGGTCATCCCGATGCCGCACCGTGACACGGACGACGACGGGTCGTACGACTTCGTCACGAGCAACGGCGAGGACGACGGTCCCTACACGGACACGGACGGGAACATCGTCCTCGACTCCGGGCAGGCCGAACTGACCGACACCGCGAACGTCACGATGGCCGACGAGGTCAGTGGCGGGAACCTCGTGACGGTCGATGCGGTCTTCCTCCCCGAGGGCGGCTTCGTCACCGCGCACGACGCGAACGTCTCGGACGACGCGTTCGGTAGCGTCCGGGGTACCTCGCACTACCTGGGTCCGGGCTACCACGAGAACGTCCACATCGTGCTGGACGAGCCGTTCACGGACGACAACGCGACCGTCGTCCCGATGGCCCACAAGGACACGAACGACAACGAGCGCTACGACTTCCTCCGTAGCGACGGGAACAACGACGGCCCGTACACGGACGACAACGGCGCGGTCATCGACCAGGCGACGCTGGACATCGCGGCCAACTTCCACGCGCCGGACCAGCCCTCCGACGGCACGACGGTCGTCGTCGAGCACGTCGACCTCTCCGAGGACGGCTACGTCACCATCCACGACGCCTCGCTCAACGCGGGCGCCGTGACCGGCAGCGTCCGGGGCTCCTCGGAGTTCCTCGAGGCCGGCTACTACGACAACGTCACCATCACGCTCGACGACCCGCTCCGCCAGTCCACCACGGTCATCCCGATGGCCCACCGCGAGACCGACGGTGACGAGTCGTACGACTTCGTCACCAGCGGCGGGAACGACGACGGCCCCGTGACGACCAACGAGGGCAACCTCGTCATCGACACGGCGAAGGCGACCGTCAACGCGCAGGTCACCTTCGAGACACAGACCACCTCGAACGCGAACGTCACGGTGCAGTCCGCGACGCTCCACGACGGCGGCTTCGTCACCATCCACGACGCGAGCCTCCTCGAGGGCGCAGTCTTCGACAGCGTCCGGGGTACCTCCGAGTACCTCGGGCCCGGCACGCACGAGAACGTGAGCGTCTCCCTCGACAGTCTCGAGGAGTCGACCACGCTCATCGCGATGCCGCACTACGACACGAACGACAACCAGCAGTACGACTTCGTCACCAGTGAGGGCGCCGCCGACGGCCCCTACGTGGCGAAGGATATCGTCGTGGCGCCCGCCATGGTCAACGTCTCCGACATGGGGATGGACGGCGGCACCGCGACGGTCACGCTGAACAACCAGACCGCGAACGGGCAGGCCGACTCCGTGAACGTGGCGAGCGCGACCCTCTCGCAGGGTGGCTTCGTGACGATCCACGACGGGGCCCTGCTCGACGGCGCCGCGCTCGAGTCCGTGCGGGGGACCTCCAGCTACCTGGAGGCCGGCTCGCACGAGAACATCAGCGTCACCCTGGACGAGCCGTACTCGGAGTCGGGCAGCATCATCGCGATGCCGCACACGGACACCGACGACGACGAGACGTACGACTTCGTCACGTCCGAGGGTGAGGCCGACGGCCCCTACACGACGAGTGGCGGGGACATCGTCCTCGACCCGGCCAGCCTGACGGTGCGCTCGGCCTCGGTCACCTTCGAGGCCCAGGAGACAGCGGGCGACTCGCTGACTGTCGCCTCCGTCTCGATGTCGCAGGGCGGCTTCGTGACAATCCACGACGCGAGTCTCCTCGAGGGCGCCACCTTCGACAGCGTCCGGGGCAGCTCGGACTACCTCGAGGCCGGCACGAGCGAGGATGTCGAGGTCTCGCTGGACGACCCCGTCGAGGAGTCGGGGACGTTCGTCGCGATGCCGCACCGCGACACCAACGGCAACGAGGCGTACGACTTCGTCTCCAGTGAGGGCGGCGCCGACGCGCCCTACGTGACTGCCGGGGGCGACATCGTCCTCGCGGACGCGCAGGTCACGCTGGCCGACGGCGCGACGGCGACCGACACTGGGATGGGTAGCGACGGCGGGAGCGACTCCACGCCCGACTCCACCGAGTCCGGTGGTCAGCCCGGCTTCGGCGCGGTCGTCGCAGTCCTCGCACTGCTGGGCGCGGCACTGCTCGCCCGACGCGACTGA
- a CDS encoding DUF357 domain-containing protein, with the protein MSADLAEKTDRYERLLAEALDAAEAVPPAGTPLADAAAEYEEMARSYLEDGRHFREGDDPVNALAAFSYGHAWLDAGARIGLFDVPDEGHLFTV; encoded by the coding sequence ATGTCAGCCGACCTCGCCGAGAAGACCGACCGCTACGAGCGACTGCTGGCCGAGGCCCTCGACGCCGCCGAGGCCGTCCCGCCGGCCGGGACGCCGCTCGCCGACGCCGCCGCGGAGTACGAGGAGATGGCCCGCTCGTATCTCGAGGACGGGCGCCACTTCCGTGAGGGCGACGACCCCGTGAACGCGCTGGCGGCGTTCTCCTACGGCCACGCGTGGCTCGACGCGGGCGCCCGCATCGGGCTGTTCGACGTGCCCGACGAGGGGCACCTGTTCACGGTCTGA
- a CDS encoding ribonuclease J: protein MEIEIATIGGYEEVGRQMTAVRAGDDVVVFDMGLNLSKVLIHDNVETERMHSLDLIDMGAIPDDRVMSDIEGDVQAIVPTHGHLDHIGAISKLAHRYDAPIVATPFTIELVKQQIQSEEKFGVKNDLIKMDAGETMSIGDSGNVDLEFVNVTHSIIDAINPVVHTPEGAVVYGLDKRMDHTPVIGDPIDMERFREIGREGEGVLAYIEDCTNAGKKGRTPSESVARRHLKDVMTSIEDYDGGIVATTFSSHVARVKSLVEFARDIGRQPVLLGRSMEKYSGTAERLGFVDFLDDVGMYGHRKSVDRTFKRIMNEGKEKYLPVVTGHQGEPRAMLTRMGRGETPYELDQGDKVIFSARVIPEPTNEGQRYQSEQLLRMQGARIYDDIHVSGHLNQEGHYAMLDALQPQNVIPAHQNMKGFAPYADLCKSEGYKLGRDLHVTSNGNTIQLTE, encoded by the coding sequence ATGGAAATCGAAATCGCGACAATCGGCGGCTACGAGGAGGTCGGCCGGCAGATGACTGCCGTGCGGGCCGGCGACGACGTCGTCGTCTTCGACATGGGGCTGAACCTGTCGAAGGTTCTCATCCACGACAACGTCGAGACCGAGCGGATGCACAGCCTGGACCTCATCGATATGGGGGCTATCCCGGACGACCGGGTCATGAGCGACATCGAGGGCGACGTGCAGGCCATCGTGCCCACGCACGGCCACCTCGACCACATCGGCGCTATCTCCAAGCTCGCCCACCGGTACGACGCGCCCATCGTGGCGACGCCGTTCACCATCGAGCTGGTCAAACAGCAGATACAGAGCGAGGAGAAGTTCGGCGTCAAGAACGACCTCATCAAGATGGACGCCGGGGAGACGATGTCCATCGGCGATTCGGGCAACGTCGACCTGGAGTTCGTCAACGTGACCCACTCCATCATCGACGCCATCAACCCCGTCGTCCACACGCCCGAGGGCGCCGTGGTCTACGGGCTGGACAAGCGGATGGACCACACGCCGGTCATCGGCGACCCCATCGACATGGAGCGGTTCCGCGAGATCGGCCGCGAGGGCGAGGGCGTCCTCGCGTACATCGAGGACTGCACCAACGCGGGCAAGAAGGGCCGCACGCCCTCCGAGTCCGTCGCCCGGCGCCACCTGAAGGACGTGATGACCTCCATCGAGGACTACGACGGCGGCATCGTCGCCACCACGTTCTCCTCGCACGTCGCGCGTGTCAAGAGCCTCGTCGAGTTCGCCCGCGACATCGGGCGCCAGCCGGTCCTGCTGGGCCGGTCGATGGAGAAGTACTCCGGCACCGCCGAGCGTCTCGGCTTCGTCGACTTCCTCGACGACGTCGGGATGTACGGCCACCGCAAGTCCGTGGACCGCACGTTCAAGCGGATCATGAACGAGGGGAAGGAGAAGTACCTCCCCGTCGTCACGGGTCACCAGGGCGAGCCCCGCGCGATGCTCACCCGGATGGGCCGCGGCGAGACGCCCTACGAACTGGACCAGGGCGACAAGGTCATCTTCTCGGCCCGGGTCATCCCGGAGCCGACCAACGAGGGCCAGCGCTACCAGTCCGAGCAGCTTCTCCGGATGCAGGGCGCCCGCATCTACGACGATATCCACGTCTCTGGGCACCTGAACCAGGAGGGCCACTACGCGATGCTGGACGCGCTCCAGCCCCAGAACGTCATCCCGGCCCACCAGAACATGAAGGGCTTCGCGCCGTACGCGGACCTGTGCAAGTCCGAGGGCTACAAGCTGGGTCGTGACCTCCACGTCACGTCCAACGGCAACACCATCCAGCTGACCGAGTGA
- a CDS encoding RNA-guided endonuclease InsQ/TnpB family protein — protein MRREVTTTVRVKLHSLTERKARLIEREYGAFQDAVHGDDDANLYSATKQQAGNVRSNKNARADTEQPVILRNDCITIEHDEDTVLSSWWFKLPVYNPEKERGDSIWVPVSVPEKDTHLFTDESICDSELVRRDGEWYVHLVCKRSVAVADEYDDVLAVDMGAKWIAVSTFLSDRDTQFHGAEVRRVREHYKQLRKSIGKAKMRSGAQVIERLGDKESRTVEHELHQVANELVARARERNAIIVFGDMTGLRFDNDKGRYVNDKTHKMPYAKMTNILTYKAHLDGRECVPVPEYDTSVTCWRCGSQNTSREVQGRVECQDCGVDDNADKNGASNIGQRAVGKDIQSPLSSAGAVVAQPETQVVLEGTNGEMEPANSPSDVGLTLSEGSPRR, from the coding sequence ATGCGTCGAGAAGTCACTACCACGGTCCGGGTCAAACTCCACTCGCTCACCGAGCGGAAAGCCCGACTCATCGAACGCGAGTACGGGGCGTTCCAGGACGCCGTTCACGGTGACGACGACGCGAACCTCTACTCCGCCACCAAGCAACAGGCGGGGAACGTCCGGTCGAACAAGAACGCACGAGCGGACACCGAACAGCCCGTCATCCTCCGCAACGACTGCATCACCATCGAACACGACGAGGACACCGTTCTCTCGTCGTGGTGGTTCAAACTCCCCGTCTACAACCCCGAGAAAGAACGCGGGGATAGCATCTGGGTTCCTGTCAGCGTCCCCGAGAAGGACACGCACCTGTTCACCGACGAGTCCATATGTGACTCGGAACTCGTCCGTCGAGACGGCGAGTGGTACGTCCACCTCGTCTGCAAACGGTCTGTGGCCGTCGCAGACGAGTACGACGACGTTCTCGCCGTCGATATGGGTGCAAAGTGGATCGCCGTCAGCACGTTCCTCTCCGACCGTGACACGCAGTTCCACGGCGCAGAAGTCCGTCGCGTCCGTGAGCACTACAAGCAACTCCGCAAGTCCATCGGGAAGGCGAAGATGCGTTCTGGAGCGCAGGTCATCGAACGCCTCGGGGACAAGGAATCCAGAACGGTCGAACACGAACTGCACCAAGTGGCGAACGAACTCGTCGCTCGCGCTCGGGAACGCAACGCCATCATCGTGTTCGGTGATATGACCGGGTTGCGCTTCGACAACGACAAGGGACGGTACGTGAACGACAAGACCCACAAGATGCCGTATGCGAAGATGACGAACATCCTCACGTACAAAGCCCACCTCGACGGGCGAGAGTGCGTTCCGGTGCCAGAGTACGACACGTCCGTGACGTGCTGGCGGTGTGGGTCGCAGAACACGAGTCGTGAGGTGCAGGGTCGGGTCGAGTGTCAGGACTGTGGAGTGGACGACAACGCGGACAAGAATGGAGCGTCAAACATCGGCCAACGAGCCGTGGGTAAGGACATACAGAGCCCGCTATCCTCGGCGGGGGCTGTTGTGGCTCAGCCCGAAACGCAGGTCGTACTCGAAGGAACTAACGGTGAGATGGAACCTGCGAACTCCCCAAGCGACGTGGGCCTAACCCTCAGTGAGGGAAGCCCACGACGTTAG
- the tnpA gene encoding IS200/IS605 family transposase has translation MPRGYSRERTSVHNLHYHFVWCPKYRKPVLTDEVADRLEQLIREKADELDLDILRLAIQPDHVHLFITGSPKLAPNKIIQQVKGYTSRNLREEFDFGLPSLWTRSYFVSSAGEVSSQTIEEYIESQTGR, from the coding sequence ATGCCACGGGGGTATAGTCGAGAGCGAACGTCGGTTCACAACCTCCACTACCACTTCGTGTGGTGCCCGAAATACCGCAAGCCGGTGCTGACCGACGAGGTTGCCGACCGCCTCGAACAACTCATCCGGGAGAAGGCCGACGAGCTCGACCTCGACATCCTCCGACTGGCAATCCAGCCCGACCACGTACACCTGTTCATCACGGGCAGTCCGAAACTCGCCCCGAACAAGATCATCCAGCAGGTCAAGGGTTACACCTCGCGAAACCTCCGTGAGGAGTTCGATTTCGGCCTCCCCTCGCTGTGGACGCGCTCGTACTTCGTCTCCAGCGCGGGCGAGGTGTCGAGTCAGACCATCGAGGAGTACATCGAATCACAGACCGGGCGATAA
- the idsA3 gene encoding geranylfarnesyl diphosphate synthase: MTDPDAGGGDVDVDRAIRDRRELVNDAIVERLPVTEPERLYEASRYLLDAGGKRLRPTMLLLVAEAVTGTEPMAEDYEAFPDVGGEPVDVMSAAVSIEVIQSFTLIHDDIMDDDDLRRGVPAVHREFDLETAILAGDTLYSKAFEYMLRTGAPPERSVEALDRLATTCTEICEGQAFDVEFEGREDVDTDEYLEMVELKTAVLYAAAAAIPAVLLGADEETVESLAGYGLDVGRAFQIQDDLLDLTTPSEQLGKQRGSDLVEGKRTLVTLHAREQGVDVENLLPDDEDEVTEAQVDEAVATLEAAGSIQYARETAQDLVASGKANLAPLPEGEPKALLAVIADYLVEREY, from the coding sequence ATGACCGACCCGGACGCAGGCGGCGGCGACGTGGATGTGGACCGGGCCATCCGCGACCGCCGCGAGCTGGTCAACGACGCCATCGTCGAGCGACTCCCCGTGACGGAGCCCGAACGGCTCTACGAGGCGTCGCGCTATCTCCTCGACGCCGGCGGGAAGCGGCTCCGACCCACGATGCTGCTTCTCGTCGCCGAGGCCGTCACCGGTACCGAGCCGATGGCCGAGGACTACGAGGCCTTCCCGGACGTGGGGGGCGAGCCCGTGGACGTGATGAGCGCCGCCGTCTCCATCGAGGTCATCCAGTCGTTCACGCTCATCCACGACGATATCATGGACGACGACGACCTCCGGCGCGGGGTGCCCGCCGTTCACCGGGAGTTCGACCTCGAGACGGCTATCCTCGCCGGCGACACGCTCTACTCGAAGGCGTTCGAGTACATGCTCCGGACCGGCGCGCCACCCGAGCGCTCCGTGGAGGCGCTCGACCGGCTCGCCACGACCTGCACGGAGATCTGCGAGGGGCAGGCGTTCGACGTGGAGTTCGAGGGCCGCGAGGACGTGGACACGGACGAGTACCTGGAGATGGTCGAGCTGAAGACCGCCGTGCTGTACGCCGCAGCGGCCGCGATTCCGGCGGTCCTGCTCGGAGCCGATGAGGAGACGGTCGAGTCGCTTGCTGGCTACGGACTCGACGTCGGCCGCGCGTTCCAGATCCAGGACGACCTGCTCGACCTGACCACGCCATCCGAGCAGCTGGGCAAGCAGCGCGGCTCGGACCTCGTCGAGGGCAAGCGCACACTCGTCACCCTCCACGCACGCGAGCAGGGTGTCGACGTGGAGAACCTCCTCCCGGACGACGAGGACGAGGTGACCGAGGCCCAGGTCGACGAGGCCGTCGCGACGCTGGAGGCCGCCGGCTCCATCCAGTACGCCCGCGAGACCGCACAGGACCTCGTCGCCTCCGGGAAGGCGAACCTCGCACCCCTCCCCGAGGGCGAGCCGAAGGCCCTGCTGGCCGTCATCGCCGATTATCTGGTCGAACGGGAGTACTAG